One window from the genome of Paraconexibacter algicola encodes:
- a CDS encoding MlaD family protein, translating to MKALRGNDAALGLVALTVAILVLVLGMTGAISRLFDNAQTRTVRAAFADSQQLRPEDGVRIQGLEAGEVTKTELSDDGRTTLVTMEVETDKGGLYADAGAVTRFQTVLGGRFYVDLQRGSAARGPLRGTIPASRTGRQVEIDDVASVVRGDAASGLRTLPGELATALEDEQAPARLLDRVADAAPDIETGVGALRGQDLDRDLRDLVSETAKTVSALDGPRDELRTVISGAATTLGTIADRGDDVRALAARAPATLRQVDLTTARLDRTLTLANPLVKRLQPAADDVAPTFRALRPVIADADALATRAKPLVRALRPAVTSLAGAAKAGLPLLEELEPSLDRLDDVILPYLAEKDSGTGKSTAVMIGGTFAGLAAGAGGQMDANGHFIRFPATVGSSNLSSIPCQVYLNNPDAEQLVACQTLQEALGTFFGYQPLGPTPGTEPASAARRKGGR from the coding sequence ATGAAGGCCCTGCGCGGCAACGACGCGGCCCTCGGCCTCGTCGCCCTCACGGTGGCGATCCTCGTGCTCGTCCTCGGCATGACCGGCGCGATCAGCCGCCTGTTCGACAACGCGCAGACGCGGACGGTCCGTGCCGCGTTCGCCGACAGCCAGCAGCTGCGCCCGGAAGACGGCGTCCGCATCCAGGGCCTCGAGGCCGGCGAGGTCACGAAGACCGAGCTCAGCGATGACGGCCGCACGACGCTCGTGACCATGGAGGTCGAGACCGACAAGGGCGGCCTGTACGCCGACGCCGGCGCGGTGACCCGCTTCCAGACCGTGCTGGGCGGGCGGTTCTACGTCGACCTGCAGCGCGGCAGCGCGGCGCGCGGTCCGCTGCGCGGCACGATCCCCGCCTCGCGCACCGGCCGTCAGGTCGAGATCGACGACGTCGCCTCGGTCGTCCGCGGCGACGCGGCGAGCGGCCTGCGGACCCTCCCCGGCGAGCTGGCCACGGCGCTCGAGGACGAGCAGGCTCCGGCCCGGCTGCTGGACCGCGTCGCCGACGCCGCGCCCGACATCGAGACCGGCGTGGGCGCCTTGCGCGGCCAGGACCTCGACCGCGACCTGCGCGACCTCGTCTCCGAGACCGCGAAGACCGTCTCGGCGCTCGACGGCCCCCGCGACGAGCTGCGCACCGTCATCTCCGGCGCGGCCACGACGCTCGGGACGATCGCCGACCGGGGCGACGACGTCCGCGCCCTCGCGGCCCGGGCGCCCGCGACGCTCCGCCAGGTCGACCTCACGACTGCCCGGCTGGACCGGACGCTGACGCTCGCCAACCCGCTCGTGAAGCGGCTGCAGCCGGCGGCGGATGACGTCGCGCCGACCTTCCGCGCCCTGCGTCCGGTCATCGCCGACGCGGACGCCCTCGCCACGCGGGCGAAGCCGCTCGTCCGCGCGCTGCGCCCCGCGGTCACGTCGCTGGCCGGCGCCGCGAAGGCCGGGCTGCCGCTCCTGGAGGAGCTCGAGCCGAGTCTCGACCGCCTCGACGACGTGATCCTCCCGTACCTCGCCGAGAAGGACTCCGGCACCGGCAAGTCGACGGCCGTGATGATCGGCGGCACCTTCGCCGGCCTCGCCGCCGGCGCGGGCGGCCAGATGGACGCGAACGGGCACTTCATCCGCTTCCCGGCGACGGTCGGCAGCTCGAACCTCAGCTCGATCCCCTGCCAGGTCTACCTCAACAACCCGGACGCCGAGCAGCTCGTCGCCTGCCAGACGCTGCAGGAGGCGCTCGGCACGTTCTTCGGGTACCAGCCGCTCGGGCCGACGCCCGGCACCGAGCCCGCGTCCGCGGCCCGCCGCAAGGGAGGCCGCTGA
- a CDS encoding MlaD family protein: MSARTSRTRRTRRYDGEPPRRVIVRGLVVVGLLAGLAYLAAAFYNGVPGRDYRFVNAEVPRIGSLLDHDPVRLGGVRVGQVRSIELAPDGGNRLRLQLEPGTKLAADTGIRIRANGLLGARFVELVPGRSDVALADGAPIKGDDRALTFGATDALDTFDRETRGALRPLLGELGTGLAGQGANVNDLLRVGGREIVPTKKLFTTLRTADLDGLLPSLRSGMVPLDDERVAITDLFGAGDRALAPFVVERDATRDALGAAPTALDAGDAGLRAGRPLLAAARSLSRQANLTLPRLPAGLRATSALLKEAPGPLDRATDLLDEVKPVVPSVLRVTGAASPLLKPATDLLADIVPVVRKLGPYGCDLENFGAVFRSMTGLGTRNTSGPNGPAMQFRLQIAAPVPTEALSLPDSTGLITREGYPAPCTYLAKPYPIIERPGGGG, encoded by the coding sequence ATGAGCGCGCGCACGTCCCGCACCCGTCGGACCCGGCGCTACGACGGCGAGCCCCCGCGGCGGGTCATCGTCCGAGGCCTCGTGGTCGTCGGCCTCCTCGCCGGCCTCGCGTACCTCGCCGCCGCGTTCTACAACGGTGTCCCCGGCCGCGACTACCGCTTCGTCAACGCCGAGGTCCCGCGCATCGGCAGCCTGCTGGACCACGACCCGGTGCGCCTCGGCGGTGTCCGCGTCGGGCAGGTCCGCTCGATCGAGCTGGCGCCCGACGGGGGCAACCGCCTGCGGCTGCAGCTCGAGCCGGGGACGAAGCTCGCCGCCGACACCGGCATCCGCATCCGCGCCAACGGCCTGCTCGGAGCGCGCTTCGTCGAGCTCGTGCCCGGACGCAGCGACGTGGCGCTCGCCGACGGCGCCCCGATCAAGGGCGACGACCGCGCGCTCACGTTCGGCGCGACCGACGCGCTGGACACGTTCGACCGCGAGACCCGCGGCGCGCTGCGCCCGCTGCTCGGCGAGCTGGGAACCGGCCTCGCCGGTCAGGGGGCCAACGTGAACGACCTGCTCCGGGTCGGCGGCCGCGAGATCGTCCCCACCAAGAAGCTCTTCACCACCCTGCGCACCGCCGACCTCGACGGCCTCCTGCCGTCGCTGCGCTCCGGCATGGTGCCGCTGGACGACGAGCGGGTCGCCATCACCGATCTGTTCGGCGCCGGCGACCGGGCGCTGGCGCCGTTCGTCGTCGAGCGCGACGCGACCCGCGATGCCCTCGGTGCCGCCCCCACCGCGCTGGACGCCGGCGACGCCGGCCTGCGCGCCGGTCGACCGCTGCTGGCCGCCGCGCGGTCGCTCTCGCGGCAGGCGAACCTCACGCTGCCCCGGCTCCCCGCCGGCCTGCGCGCCACCAGCGCGCTGCTGAAGGAGGCGCCGGGCCCGCTGGACCGGGCCACCGACCTGCTCGACGAGGTGAAGCCCGTCGTGCCGTCGGTGCTCCGGGTCACCGGCGCCGCGAGCCCGCTGCTGAAGCCTGCGACGGACCTCCTGGCCGACATCGTCCCCGTCGTCCGGAAACTCGGGCCCTACGGCTGCGACCTGGAGAACTTCGGCGCCGTCTTCCGCTCCATGACCGGCCTGGGCACGCGCAACACCAGCGGCCCGAACGGCCCGGCGATGCAGTTCCGCCTCCAGATCGCGGCGCCGGTCCCGACCGAGGCGCTCAGCCTGCCGGACAGCACCGGGCTGATCACCCGCGAGGGCTATCCCGCGCCGTGCACGTACCTCGCCAAGCCGTACCCGATCATCGAGCGCCCGGGAGGCGGAGGATGA
- a CDS encoding MlaD family protein — protein MNPVRLAGGALVALLLLVVALKAGVGEDRYTVSVPLANASGLDDGSAVKIGGLDRGKVKVRIDDRDRVLLDLELDDDAGPIGKDASVAIVAANFLGLKRVELDPGNAAKDPAPDGYVLKESQATTPTDLDQVLGVFDADTRTRAKILLNAAGEAVVGRKVDVSVLLKELPLGMEQAGPALQELATTDATMTDLVERSDRFVAQAAKERRELTKLVDTVGGTTETVAARRAALRAALAKAPGTLDTLRGFLGDLEATTADLGPAAREIRAAAPALASTLGEVETFRKAATPALASAVRAAPGLSRLANGATPVLRRSRPTLSTLSTLGRELPPVTTALDNSADNVIAVLENWSRAIQLRDQLGHVFRGEASISPDLVLTMVDRLTKTPAKKKPPRKGATKRPAPATTPAPEAPRAPAPPVRLPKVPGLDEILEGLPKNPTVDEITDALQDVVGGLTLSSEKDGSTGQLLDFLLGP, from the coding sequence ATGAACCCGGTCCGCCTCGCCGGGGGCGCGCTGGTCGCGCTGCTCCTGCTCGTCGTCGCGCTGAAGGCGGGCGTGGGGGAGGACCGCTACACGGTCTCCGTCCCGCTCGCCAACGCCTCCGGCCTGGACGACGGCTCCGCCGTGAAGATCGGCGGGCTCGACCGCGGCAAGGTCAAGGTCCGCATCGACGACCGCGACCGCGTGCTGCTGGACCTCGAGCTCGACGACGACGCCGGACCGATCGGCAAGGACGCGAGCGTCGCGATCGTGGCCGCGAACTTCCTGGGCCTCAAGCGGGTCGAGCTCGACCCGGGGAACGCGGCCAAGGACCCGGCGCCCGACGGCTACGTCCTGAAGGAGTCCCAGGCGACGACGCCCACGGACCTCGACCAGGTGCTCGGCGTGTTCGACGCTGACACGCGGACCCGGGCGAAGATCCTGCTGAACGCCGCCGGCGAGGCCGTCGTCGGTCGCAAGGTCGACGTCAGCGTCCTGCTCAAGGAACTGCCGCTCGGCATGGAGCAGGCGGGCCCCGCGCTCCAGGAGCTCGCCACCACCGACGCGACGATGACCGACCTCGTCGAGCGCAGCGACCGGTTCGTCGCACAGGCCGCGAAGGAGCGGCGGGAGCTCACGAAGCTCGTCGACACCGTCGGCGGGACGACCGAGACGGTCGCCGCGCGGCGCGCGGCCCTGCGCGCCGCGCTGGCGAAGGCCCCCGGCACGCTGGACACGCTCCGGGGCTTCCTCGGCGACCTCGAGGCGACCACCGCCGATCTCGGTCCCGCAGCCCGCGAGATCCGCGCCGCCGCCCCCGCGCTGGCGTCGACGCTCGGGGAGGTCGAGACCTTCCGCAAGGCCGCGACACCGGCGCTCGCGTCCGCCGTCCGCGCCGCCCCCGGCCTCAGCCGCCTGGCGAACGGCGCCACCCCCGTCCTGCGGCGCTCCCGTCCGACCCTCTCCACCCTCTCCACCCTCGGACGGGAGCTGCCGCCGGTCACCACCGCGCTGGACAACAGCGCCGACAACGTGATCGCGGTCCTCGAGAACTGGTCGCGCGCGATCCAGCTGCGCGACCAGCTCGGCCACGTCTTCCGCGGCGAGGCGTCGATCAGCCCCGACCTCGTGCTCACGATGGTCGACCGGCTCACGAAGACCCCGGCGAAGAAGAAGCCGCCGAGGAAGGGCGCGACGAAGAGGCCCGCGCCCGCGACGACTCCGGCGCCCGAGGCTCCCAGGGCGCCCGCGCCGCCGGTCCGGCTGCCGAAGGTCCCGGGCCTCGACGAGATCCTCGAGGGCCTGCCGAAGAACCCGACGGTCGACGAGATCACGGACGCGCTGCAGGACGTCGTCGGCGGTCTCACGCTCAGCTCGGAGAAGGACGGCTCGACCGGCCAGCTCCTCGACTTCCTCCTCGGCCCATGA